A region from the Bifidobacteriaceae bacterium genome encodes:
- a CDS encoding excisionase family DNA-binding protein gives MLLIDGPDGPQALPRELAKLLQAVLGAIASGKALAIHSLPEELTTTVAAEQLGVSRPTLMRMIRDGEIPARMEGSHHRLKTADVLEAKREGLARRRRAFEELRDLEDELDQF, from the coding sequence ATGCTGCTGATCGACGGACCCGATGGCCCCCAGGCGTTGCCGCGGGAACTCGCGAAGCTGCTACAGGCCGTGCTCGGGGCCATCGCATCGGGCAAGGCCCTGGCCATCCACAGTCTGCCCGAGGAACTCACGACCACTGTGGCCGCGGAGCAACTGGGGGTGTCGCGTCCCACGTTGATGCGCATGATCCGCGACGGGGAGATCCCGGCCCGCATGGAGGGCTCGCACCACCGCCTCAAGACCGCGGATGTGCTTGAAGCCAAGCGGGAAGGCCTGGCGCGGCGCCGCCGCGCCTTCGAAGAATTACGCGACCTGGAAGACGAACTCGATCAATTCTGA